Proteins from a genomic interval of Phocoena phocoena chromosome 20, mPhoPho1.1, whole genome shotgun sequence:
- the CDT1 gene encoding DNA replication factor Cdt1 yields MAQCRLTDFFARRRPALRAKPTRTKPAWRTPSPAKPAPRAPAPGPGPGPGSSRKRARSPAEPTRDEPAPPARRRLRLPANAVSGPSSPAAAGSPEYSSPQSKKTKKAPLSASRRPCLAAREDEDKVPSKVTLSELASCLQRAQELGARVQELKASAQKNAGEPSAPEDKGHPAGLCGEQMPAYQRFHALAQPGPPGLVLPYKYQVLAEMFRSMDTIVGMLYNRSETVTFPKVKQGVQDMMHKRFEERNVGQIKTVYPGSYRFRQEHYIPTFQDGVRRSDYQLTIEPLLDQQAGSAAPRLTAAHLLQRRQVFTQKLVARVREHHRAFLASLNPPMEVPEDQLTRWHPRFNVDEVPDVEPAELPQPPTVEKLASAQEVLARARSLMSPRMEKALSDLAQRTAQPSSPQSPSPALPATPPAASPAALKGVSQALLERVRAKEAQRQLAQMTRRPEQELRLQRLERLPELARVLRGIFVSERRPALPMEVACARMVGSYRAAMSPGEMEKHVQLLSELLPNWLSLHRIRADTYVKLDKAADLAGVVAQLARLARAEEAL; encoded by the exons ATGGCGCAGTGCCGCCTCACCGACTTCTTCGCGCGCCGCCGTCCTGCGCTCCGGGCCAAGCCGACGCGCACCAAGCCGGCCTGGCGCACCCCGAGTCCCGCCAAgcccgcgccccgcgccccggcccccggccccggccccggccccggcagCAGCCGCAAGCGCGCCCGCTCGCCCGCCGAGCCCACGCGCGACGAGCCTGCACCGCCCGCGCGCAGGAGGCTGCGGCTGCCGGCCAACGCG GTCTCTGGCCCTAGTTCCCCAGCTGCCGCTGGCTCCCCAGAGTACTCTTCTCCCCAAAGCAAGAAGACAAAGAAGGCCCCCCTCTCAGCCAGCCGGCGACCTTGCCTGGCAGCCCGGGAGGACGAGGACAAG GTCCCTTCCAAAGTGACTCTCTCTGAGCTCGCGTCGTGCCTGCAGCGGGCACAGGAGCTGGGGGCACGGGTCCAGGAGCTAAAGGCAAGTGCACAGAAGAATGCCGGGGAACCCAGCGCGCCCGAGGACAAGGGGCACCCAGCCGGGCTGTG TGGTGAGCAGATGCCTGCCTACCAGCGCTTCCACGCCCTGGCCCAGCCGGGGCCCCCGGGCCTTGTGCTGCCCTACAAGTACCAGGTGCTGGCCGAGATGTTCCGCAGCATGGACACCATCGTGGGCATGCTCTACAACCGCTCTGAGACTGTGACCTTCCCCAAGGTCAAGCAGGGCGTCCAGGACATGATGCACAA GCGCTTTGAGGAGCGCAACGTGGGCCAGATCAAAACCGTGTACCCTGGCTCCTACCGCTTCCGCCAGGAGCACTACATCCCCACCTTCCAGGATGGCGTCAGGAGGTCTGATTACCAGCTTACCATCGAGCCACTGCTGGACCAGC AGGCTGGCAGCGCGGCCCCCCGGCTCACGGCGGCGCACCTGTTGCAGCGGCGCCAGGTCTTCACCCAGAAGCTGGTAGCCCGAGTCCGGGAGCATCACAGG GCCTTCCTGGCCTCCCTGAACCCCCCCATGGAGGTGCCTGAGGACCAGCTGACACGCTGGCACCCCCGCTTCAACGTGGACGAAGTGCCTGACGTCGAGCCAGCCGAGCTGCCCCAGCCGCCCACTGTGGAGAAGCTGGCCTCTGCCCAGGAGGTGCTGGCCCGTGCCCGCAGCCTGATGTCACCCAGG ATGGAGAAGGCTCTGAGTGACCTGGCCCAGCGCACGGCCCAGCCTAGCAGCCCCCAGTCCCCCAGCCCGGCACTGCCAGCCACCCCGCCGGCCGCCTCGCCTGCCGCTCTGAAGGGGGTGTCCCAGGCCCTGCTGGAGCGG GTCCGGGCCAAGGAGGCGCAGAGACAGCTGGCGCAGATGACGCGGCGCCCGGAGCAGGAGCTGCGGCTGCAGCGGCTCGAGCGGCTGCCCGAGCTGGCCCGCGTGCTGCGTGGCATCTTCGTGTCGGAGCGCAGGCCGGCGCTTCCCATGGAGGTGGCCTGCGCCAGGATGGTGGGCAGCTACCGCGCAGCCATGAGCCCCG GGGAGATGGAGAAGCACGTGCAGCTCCTCTCTGAGCTGCTGCCCAACTGGCTCAGCCTCCACCGCATCCGTGCTGACACCTACGTCAAGCTGGACAAGGCCGCTGACCTGGCAGGTGTCGTGGCACAGCTGGCCCGCCTTGCCCGTGCCGAGGAGGCGCTGTGA
- the APRT gene encoding adenine phosphoribosyltransferase translates to MADSELQLVARRIRSFPDFPVPGVLFRDISPVLKDPDSFRASISLLANHLKKAHGGRIDYIAGLDSRGFLFGPSLAQELGLGCILIRKRGKLPGPTVCASYTLEYGKAELEIQRDALEPGQKVVVVDDLLATGGTMHAACELLGQLQAQVLECVSLVELTSLKGREKLGAVPFFSLLQYE, encoded by the exons ATGGCGGATTCCGAGCTGCAGCTGGTGGCGCGGCGGATCCGCAGCTTCCCCGACTTCCCCGTCCCCGGCGTGCTGTTCAG GGACATTTCACCCGTCCTGAAGGACCCCGACTCCTTCCGCGCCTCCATCAGCCTCCTGGCTAATCACCTGAAAAAGGCCCACGGCGGCAGGATCGACTACATCGCGG GCCTAGACTCCCGTGGCTTCCTGTTTGGTCCCTCCCTGGCCCAGGAGCTGGGCTTGGGCTGCATTCTCATCCGGAAGCGAGGGAAGCTGCCAGGCCCCACTGTGTGCGCCTCATACACACTGGAGTACGGGAAG GCTGAGCTGGAGATCCAGAGGGACGCCCTGGAGCCAGGGcagaaggtggtggtggtggatgaCCTGCTGGCCACTGGTG gaacCATGCATGCAGCCTGTGAGCTGCTGGGCCAGCTGCAGGCCCAGGTGCTGGAGTGCGTGAGCCTGGTGGAGCTGACCTCTCTGAAGggcagggagaagctgggggctgtgcccttcttctctctcctgcagTACGAgtga